A single region of the Eleginops maclovinus isolate JMC-PN-2008 ecotype Puerto Natales chromosome 4, JC_Emac_rtc_rv5, whole genome shotgun sequence genome encodes:
- the LOC134862531 gene encoding uncharacterized protein LOC134862531, translating into MFPDSKIAGKYGSGRTKSSAIVGALAKEDASVITEAMRTAPYSLATDGSTDYGDCKLYPLVVKYFDRGLGRVLTVLLSLPECHEASTGQNIFKLIDNDLEKRSISWDNCMSFGADNAMVMQGLKAGTAGYINKKNSAVYVLGCPCHLIHLAAEKAAAQLPVSIEELLVDIYFYLDKSSKRKQGLKKFQDLCGVEMRKIVKHVSTRWLSLDKCMARLLQQWPALLQYFESEQSGHSSKDKTTQSSSKDKTTQSSSKDKTTQSSSKDKSTHSVSKDTSTHSSGSKDNSQFDLAGYLFRQQNLAKFYQGKKTPAAATTQPKTATAKPNTSSAAPTRPKTSSTAPTQPKTSSTAHTQPKTSSTAPTQPKTSTTAPTQPKTSSAAHTQPKTSTTTPTQPKTSSTAPTQPKTSSTAPTQPNTSSTGATQPKTGAQQRVQRACQHLQDPTFHLYCYFLSAVLPIFDEANTLLQLDKPCIQILHRTLTTQLKNLLNRFVKPQVINAAAKVHQVPFREPSNQKSNETLFIGQNTRDFIRDHPELEELQLAQVFSAVRAFYMKAVEYMVKKFPYDDPVIRNASVADMSARDSADFNSVRYFTGRFPCLKMSAEEMDKLEGQFMTYQTDALPESITSCDRPDTQWHLMSQLKDGNGHLKYPLLCKVMLAILCIFHSNADCERIFSLVTKNRTEFRPSMGMETLSNLITHKQFMVAKGSVCYKQAYSKTTLAKAKSATYDHLK; encoded by the exons ATGTTTCCGGACTCGAAAATCGCTG GAAAGTATGGGTCTGGTCGCACAAAGAGCAGCGCCATTGTTGGAGCTCTTGCCAAGGAGGATGCGTCTGTGATCACGGAGGCAATGAGGACAGCTCCATACTCCCTAGCCACGGATGGGAGCACTGACTATGGAGACTGTAAGCTGTATCCTCTTGTTGTGAAGTACTTTGATCGAGGACTTGGGCGTGTTCTGACAGTACTCCTATCTTTGCCAGAGTGTCATGAGGCATCTACTGGGCAGAACATATTCAAACTCATTGACAATGACCTTGAGAAACGTAGCATATCCTGGGACAACTGCATGAGTTTTGGGGCAGATAATGCCATGGTGATGCAGGGACTCAAAGCTGGCACGGCAggctacatcaacaaaaaaaacagtgcagtataTGTGCTGGGATGCCCGTGCCATCTAATTCATctagctgcagaaaaagctgctgctcagcttccAGTGTCCattgaagagctgctggtggacataTACTTCTACCTAGACAAATCcagcaagaggaaacagggactgaagaaatttcaggatctgtgtggagtggaaatgagaaagattgttaaacatgtaagtaCGAGGTGGCTCTCTTTAGATAAATGCATGGCCAGGTTGTTGCAGCAGTGGCCTGCATTGCTGCAATACTTTGAGTCAGAACAGTCTGGgcacagcagcaaggacaagaccacgcagagcagcagcaaggacaagaccacgcagagcagcagcaaggacaagaccacgcagagcagcagcaaggacaagtccACCCACAGTGTTAGCAAGGACACATCAACCCACAGTAGCGGCAGCAAGGACAATTCTCAGTTTGATTTGGCAGGCTATCTCTTTCGCCAACAAAACCTAGCCAAATTCTatcagggaaagaaaacaccagcagctgcaaccaCACAGCCCAAGACTGCAACGGCAAAGCCCAACACATCTAGCGCTGCACCCACTcggcccaagacatctagcactgcacccactcagcccaagacatctagcactgcacacactcagcccaagacatctagcactgcacccactcagcccaagacatctaccactgcacccactcagcccaagacatctagcgctgcacacactcagcccaagacatctaccactacacccactcagcccaaaacatctagcactgcacccactcagcccaagacatctagcactgcacccactcagcccaatacATCTAGCACTGGagccactcagcccaagacaggggcacaacagagagtgcagagggcatgtcaacatctgcaggacCCAACATTCCATCTTTACTGCTACTTTCTAAGTGCGGTCCTGCCGATATTTGATGAGGccaacactctgctgcagctagacaaaccctgcatacaaatactacacaggactttgaccacacagctgaagaatCTCTTGAACCGATTTGTGAAGCCTCAGGTGATCAATGCAGCTGCTAAGGTTCACCAGGTACCATTCAGGGAACCAAGCAACCAGAAGAGCAATGAGACCTTGTTCATTGGGCAAAACACCAGAGACTTCATAAGAGATCACCCTGAgcttgaggagctgcagcttgccCAGGTCTTCAGCGCTGTGCGGGCATTCTACATGAAGGCTGTTGAGTACATGGTGAAGAAGTTTCCCTATGATGACCCAGTGATAAGGAATGCTTCTGTGGCTGACATGTCTGCACGGGACAGCGCAGACTTCAATTCTGTGAGGTACTTCACAGGCAGATTCCCCTGCTTGAAGATGAGTGCTGAGGAGATGGACAAGCTTGAGGGTCAATTCATGACCTACCAAACCGATGCTCTGCCAGAAAGCATCACCAGCTGTgacagaccagacacacagtggcaCCTGATGAGTCAGCTGAAGGATGGAAATGGCCATCTCAAGTACCCTTTACTCTGCAAGGTAATGCTGGCTATCCTCTGCATCTTCCATTCCAATGCAGACTGCGAACGCATCTTCAGTcttgtcacaaaaaacagaacggaGTTCAGACCTAGTATGGGAATGGAGACCCTGAGTAACCTCATTACCCACAAACAATTCATGGTGGCAAAGGGGTCTGTCTGCTACAAGCAGGCGTACTCCAAGACAACTCTTGCCAAGGCCAAGTCAGCAACCTATGACCATCTAAAGTGA